Genomic window (Streptomyces liliiviolaceus):
GAAGCGCGCCGGATCGTTTTCTGGTGGGGCTGGCGGTGCTCAGCCTCCTGGCGGAGGCTTCCGAGGAGCAGCCGATCGTGTGCGTCGTGGACGACGCACAGTGGCTCGACCAGGTCTCCGCCCAGACGCTGTCCTTCGTCGCGCGTCGGCTGCTGGCGGAACGGGTGGCGCTGGTATTCGCGGTGCGTGTGCCGACGCCCGACGCATCCGGTGACCACTTCGGTGGGCTGCGCGAGATCGTGGTCCGCGGGCTGCACGACGACGACGCGCGGGCCCTGCTGGAATCGGTGGTCCCCGGGCGGCTGGACGAACACGTCCGGGACCGCATCGTCGCCGAAACCAGGGGCAACCCGCTGGCGCTGCTGGAGCTGACGCGGGGGCTGAGCGCGGCGGAGTTGGCAGGCGGGTTCGGGCGGCCGGACACGCGACCGCTCGCGAGCCAGATCGAGGAGAGTTATCTGCGACGCATCGGCTCGCTGCCGGCAGCGGCGCAACGGCTGCTGCTGGCGGCGGCAGCGGAGCCGCTGGGAGACGCTCCATTGCTGCGGCGGGTGGCCGAGCGGCTCGACATCGCCCCCGACGCCGCGGTGGCGGCGGAAGCGGCGGGGCTGATCGAGTTCGGTACGCGGGTGCGGTTCCGGCATCCACTGGTGCGCTCGGCCGCCTATCGCGGGGCCGATCCGACGGTCCGCCGGGATGTGCACCGTGCGCTGGCCGAGGCGACGGACGCCGTCCTCGACTCCGATCGTCAGGCCTGGCACCGCGCCCATGCGGCCCTCGATCCGGACGAGGAGCTGGCGGCGGAACTGGAGCGCTCCGCCGGCCGGGCCGAGGCCCGCGGCGGTATCGCCGCGGCGGCGGCGTTCCTGAGACGTGCGACGGAGCTGACACCTGATTCCGAGCGGCGCGCGACGCGGGCCGCGGCAGCCGCGCAGGCCGCGTTCGCCGCCGGTTCCCCGGACGCGGCGCTGGAACTTCTCGCCGCCGCGCGGCTGAGCCGGCCGGACGAAGCGCAGCAGGCCCGGCAGACCTGGCTCCGTGCCCAGATCGTGTTCGCGCGCAGACGCGGCGGTCAGGCTCTTCCCCTGTTGCTCGACGCGGCGGGCCGACTGGCGAGGGTCGACGGGGCGCAGGCGCGTGAGGCCTATCTCGATGCCATCGGGGCGGCGGTCTTCGCCGGGCGCCTGCCTGATCATGTCGATGTCCGGGAGGTCGCCGAGGCCGCCCGTACGGCACCGCCCGGGGCGCGACCTCCACGCCCCTCGGATCTGCTGCTCGACGCTCTGGTGACCTGGTTCGCCGACGGCTGCGTCCGAGGGGCACCGCCGTTGAGGGCAGCGCTGAGTGCTTTCCGGCAGGCCTCAGGGGCCGACGGCGACGATGTCATGCGGTGGCTGTGGCTGACGTGGCTGGCCGCCGGCGATCTGTGGGACGACGAGACGTGGTACGAGCTGACCACGCACGCGGTGCGCTCGGCCCGTGACGCCGGAGCGCTCAACTTCCTCCCTCTGGCACTCGGTTACCGCGCCGCCATGCATGTGCACGCCGGTGACTTCGGCCTCGCGGCGATGCTCGTCGGTGAGGCCGACTCCATCATGGAGGTGACCGGCCACTCGCCGATGTCGTACCCCGCGTTGCTGCTCATGGCCTGGAGCGGCGACCCGCGGGCGGAAACGGTGATCCGGAGCGGCATCGAGGAGGCGGTTT
Coding sequences:
- a CDS encoding helix-turn-helix transcriptional regulator, yielding MTSSAPRRGLRGRRAECGALAEVIAGARSGQGQVLVLRGEAGVGKSVLTEYLVASATGCQILRAVGVESEMELAYAGLHQLCVPLMGSLDRIPVPQRAALAVAFGLSAGSAPDRFLVGLAVLSLLAEASEEQPIVCVVDDAQWLDQVSAQTLSFVARRLLAERVALVFAVRVPTPDASGDHFGGLREIVVRGLHDDDARALLESVVPGRLDEHVRDRIVAETRGNPLALLELTRGLSAAELAGGFGRPDTRPLASQIEESYLRRIGSLPAAAQRLLLAAAAEPLGDAPLLRRVAERLDIAPDAAVAAEAAGLIEFGTRVRFRHPLVRSAAYRGADPTVRRDVHRALAEATDAVLDSDRQAWHRAHAALDPDEELAAELERSAGRAEARGGIAAAAAFLRRATELTPDSERRATRAAAAAQAAFAAGSPDAALELLAAARLSRPDEAQQARQTWLRAQIVFARRRGGQALPLLLDAAGRLARVDGAQAREAYLDAIGAAVFAGRLPDHVDVREVAEAARTAPPGARPPRPSDLLLDALVTWFADGCVRGAPPLRAALSAFRQASGADGDDVMRWLWLTWLAAGDLWDDETWYELTTHAVRSARDAGALNFLPLALGYRAAMHVHAGDFGLAAMLVGEADSIMEVTGHSPMSYPALLLMAWSGDPRAETVIRSGIEEAVSWGEGRAIGLGHYLLSVLYNGFGRYQDALAHGEQVLEYEDMSVVGFALAEVVESAVRSGVHETAAVALRRLEERAGASDTDWALGVLARSRALLSDGPEAERWYREAVDRLGRSRIAVQLARTHLLYGEWLRRENRRVDARQHLRTAHEALRGFGAVAFAERARRELVATGETLRPRQVDTGGVREVLTAQEGQIARLAADGMTNSEIGAALFISPRTVEWHLGKVFTKLDVKSRNKLRAALPDV